The DNA segment CCCGTGGGGCGGGACCTCGATGTCGAGGCTGGCGGCGAGCGACATGGTGAGCGCCTCATTCTCCGGGAGCTCCGCATAGACAAGATGCGGGGGCTTGACGATGTACCGGCCGTTGAGGTCCACGATCTCCATGCGTCCCTCGGTCACGCGCAGGACGGCGCTGACCTTGGGTTGCATGCCCTGGATGGAGATCTTGGCCGCCCGCGCGGCGGCCTCCTCCAGCAACTGCTCGCGGGTGTAAGGCAGGGGGGCGATGGCGCGCAGCCGCCGGTCGAGTCGGCGCAGCCCTGCGGGCGAATAAGGCCCGGGGCCATCCCACGGCTCATTCGTGATCAGGCACCTCATGGGGCGGGCTCGATGCGCAGGGAGCCAACCACGTCGCGACCGACGGCCAGCAGTTGGCCGAAGAGATCGTCGCGATCGAGTTTGCGGAGCCGGAGGAGGGCCTCGAGTTGGACGCCCTCGGGGAGCAGGCCTTCGAGCGGCGCGGGAAAGCGGGGAAACTCCCACACGCGCTGGCGCGTGGGCATGGTGAGCGAGATCGGCTCGCCGCGAAAGGCGTCGTCGTAGGCGAACCGATACGTGCCGTCATCGCACGCCTCGAGGACACCGGCGAACTGGTCCTGCTGGAAGATGAAGGCGCGTCTCATGGCGAGCGGCTCGGCTTTCTTCTCCCCCTCGAACCCGACGGTGACGGCGACGGCGACGCGGGAGCCGGCGTGATGTGCGACGATGATGCCTGCGTCGACGAGGCCGCGGGGGAAGACGCCGCGGCGCGATCGAGCAACGGGCTATGCCACACGACGGAGATGTTGAGGACGCGGAAGAGCTTCTGGAGGGTGTCCCACTGGATCGACTCCTTGCCGTGCTCGACGTCCCAGACGACGGTCTTGCCGACGCCGGCGAGCTGCGCGAGTTCGGCTTGAGCGAGGCCGGCCTTCCGGCGGTGGTCTCGGATGAGTTGAGAGAGCGGAAACATTGCTGCTTTAGCGGTAAAATGGACCGATAAATGCCCAGTGCAAGCTCGAGTCCTTCGAAAGCAGAAGGAAATTACCGCGATAGCAGTAAAGAAAGGCGCAATGGAGAAGCCTGCCCCCGGCTGGGACGTGGATTATGATCCCTGTGGCTGAGAATCGCGCCCGGACGCGGCGGCTGGAGGCGGGAGCTTCTCAGCGAGTCGTTTTTCCAGCGCCCCTCCGACCTCTTCGCCGACCTGATAGTCGTGCGTCAGTCCGCTGCCGATGCAGACGCGCACCATCTTCCCATGGTGCACGCTGAAGGTGGCGAGGATCTTGCCCTCGCGGAGGAGGCGGACTTGGGGAGCGTT comes from the Opitutus sp. ER46 genome and includes:
- a CDS encoding HipA N-terminal domain-containing protein; the protein is MRRAFIFQQDQFAGVLEACDDGTYRFAYDDAFRGEPISLTMPTRQRVWEFPRFPAPLEGLLPEGVQLEALLRLRKLDRDDLFGQLLAVGRDVVGSLRIEPAP
- a CDS encoding helix-turn-helix domain-containing protein, with the protein product MFPLSQLIRDHRRKAGLAQAELAQLAGVGKTVVWDVEHGKESIQWDTLQKLFRVLNISVVWHSPLLDRAAASSPAASSTQASSSHITPAPASPSPSPSGSRGRRKPSRSP